Below is a genomic region from Hyalangium minutum.
GCTCACACCAGAGCTTTCCAGTGGGCAAGCAGGCAGGCGAGTTGGAGCGTGTCGGAGCCGGGTGCCATACTCGCCGTCTCAGCTCGTTTCCAAGGAGGCACCATGGCGACGTTCAAGGAAGCGCTTCAGGGCCTGGCCAACGCGACGGCGGACCTCAGCTCGCTCCAGGTGTACACCTACTCGGGAGATGTGAACTCGGTGCTGACGGGGGATGGCGGCGGGATCGACTGGGATCAGCTCTTCACCAAGTCCAAGGCGAACAGCGGCACGCTGAAGCTGGTGGCGGCCACCAAGGTCCAGTTCGACGGGGACACGGTGAACTTTCAGACCTCGGAGAAGCTGGATCGGATCGAGGAGATGCTGCGGTTGCACGAGCAGTCGGTGAACAACAGCCGAATGGCCCGGCAGTCGCTGGTCCAGTTCTTCATGGACGGCCTGAAGAACGCGGTGAAGTAAGGGGCTCTGCGCCGTGATGGGGCCCCTCTGGGATGCCGTCCTCGACGAGTTCTCCCAGGAGAGCCGTCGCCGAGGCACACAGCCGCTCCACCTCCACGAGCCCGAGCGTCCGGACGGGGTGTTGCCCGATCCGTACCAACGGCTCCAGGGGTTGTTGGATCGGCTGACGCAGGCCGAGCGCGAGCTCGAGCTGGCCCCGCTCCCCGCGGGTGACACGCGCTGGGGAGACGAGGTGCGCCCGGGCAACCGGGAGCACAACCTGCGGAAGAAGGCGGTGAGGGCCCGGCTCGAGCTGCTGGGCTACGCCCCGGGTCCCGAGGGCGACAGCAGCACCCTGCGTCAGGCCGTGCTCCAGTTCCAGCAAGAGGCGGGGCTGGACGTGGACGGTTGGGTCGGAAAGCAGACGTGGTCGGCGCTGGATGAGTTCATCACCCTGGAGCCGCCGCTGCAGCTCGGGCTCTGGTACCCGGAGGGAGCGGCGCCCCTCCCTGCCCTGGTCCGAGCCACGGGCCTCCGCTTGAAGATGTTGGGCTTCGAGGCCACGGCCTCCACCGATAAGAGGGCGCTGGTGGAGCCGCTGGCGGCGTTCCGGAAGGCGGCGCTGGAACTGGGGCTGGACGCGGGGCCCACTGTTCCGGATCGACAGGTGGTGGGACTCCTGTTCGATGACGAGCTCCTCTTCTCGATCGCGAAGCAGGCCCTGAAGGTGCAGCCCGGTCCTGGGCCGTTGAGCCTGGATGAGCCGGAGGACGGCGCAACGGCTCGGATGCTGCGGCGGATGGTGCGCAACGAGCTGTGGCTGCACGGGTACGAGGTCGGCGATCTGCGCGGTACGACCCAGGTGGTTCCCGGACAGAAGGGCCTGGCCGATGGGCTTCGGGTCTACTGGAGCCAGCGCGGGCTGCCGCCTGGAGAGACGATCGAGCAGCGCTCGAAGCGGGTTGACGCCCTGCTGCTCCAGGCGCTTTTGGAGGATCACCACGCCCCGGTGGCGCCATCGGCGGACGAGCACGAACAGGTGTCGCGCTTCATGGCCACCCACCTGGATGCGTTCCGCCAAGCGTGGGAGCGGACCATTCCCTGCCGTCCTGTGTTCTTCATCTGGGATGGGGTGAAGCGCGGGGGGCAGTGGCTGCGGCAGCAGATCTCGAAGCTCTCCTCCCTGGCCGACGTCGTGGTGAAGGGGCTGGAGTTCACGAAGACCTTCGTGTGGAACATGGTCCGCTACGTGTTCCAGCAAGGGTCGAAGGTGTTCTCCACGGTGCGCAGGGCCATCGCCGCGATGATCTATGGTGTGCAGCCCTTCCTGGATGGAGGCATTCGTGCGGGCCAGGGCCAGGGGCGCGTGGAGTGCCAGATCGCGCTGAACGGCAACCTGGGGGTGTTCATCGGCCGCGAGGCCACTCCCGAGGCGGCGGATGCGCTGTCGACCCGGCTGCGGCAGATGGCGCAATGCCTCAACGCAAGCTCGCTCATCTTCGCGGAGATCCTGCGCGCGGAGCAGAAGCTCGTCCGAGGTCCCTCGGGCTGGATGGCCCTGCTCTCCCATCTGGTCCAGGAGGCGCCACGCTGGAAGATGTACCTGTCCAAGGTGGCGGACTTGCCGGATCTGCCCGCGCCTACGGCCACCGCGGCCATCCTCGCAGACGGCGGCGAGATCGAGGCACAGTCGGTGGTGAACTGGCCCCGGCGGATCGCGATCATGGGCGCCGGATCCCTGATACTCGGCGGCGCCGGTCTGGTGGCCTGGCAGATGGGAGCACTGGCCCGGCCCTCGGAGCCAGCGCACTGGCTCCTGTTCGCGGGCAGTGTCCTGGGCCTGCCGCTGCTGGGGGGACTGGTCACCTGGGGCGTGAAGAAGTGGCTCCAGTCCCGCCTTCAGACGTAGCGGCTACTGCACCAGCCGCTTGATGTCTCCGCAGGCGATGTACGAGCCGCCGCCCGAGGCCTCGATCACCTCGTCCACCACATAGAGGATGCCCTCCTCGCGGATGTCTCGCGGGAAGCGCATGTTGAAGTTGGGATCGTACCCATCGGAGACGACGCGGGCCCGCAGCTTGCTCCCCTCCTTCACGCACTGCACGAGGACGCCCGCGCCCACGCTGTTCGTTGTGGGCAGATCGTTCGCCGAGCCCGTCACCTTGGATGCCTTGCCCGTCTTCCTCGGAGCGGCTGCGCCGCCGGAGGACGCCCGCGCTGCCCGCTCCTGGCCCGGCGTCACCAGCCGCTTGAGGGTGCCCTGTGCCCGGTAGAACCCCCCATCCGCCGACGGCACCAGCTTCTCCACCACGTACGTCACGCCCTCCTCACGGGCGCTGCGGGGGAACTGGATGTTGAAGTTGGGATCGTAGCCCTCGGAGACCGCGCGGACGCGCAGCTTGCCGCCCTCGCGCTCGCACTTCACGATGACGCCGCCCTCGGCGCTGGAGACGGCCCCCAGTTCGTCTGCGGAGCCGCCCGCCGTGCCGCGCAGGGCCAGATCGTTCCGGCTGCGAGTGCCGGCCTGGTACGACTGGTCGCGCATCTCCTTGCGGATCACCGCGTCGTACTTCTTGGACTCCAGCCGCTTCGCGTAGTGCTCGAGCTGATCCACCTCCTCGATCAGCTCGAAGGAGCTCTTGTCGAGGCTCGCCGACAGCTCCGCGATCGTGCTCCGCAACTGCTGCGAAGCCCCCTTCAGATCGCCGCTGTCCGCCAGCGTCACCGCCTTGTCCTTCACCTGGGCGATGCGCAGCCGGTTCGTCTGCGCCAGCACGTTCTTGTCCGCCGAGAGGGCGCTGGCCTCCTCCTCCGAGCCCAGCGTCACCGCCACCGGCAGCTCGCCCGAGAACTCCTTCAGCGCGCCGTCCACTACGGCCTGATACTTGTAGGTCAATGTGGCGAGAGGAATGCTCCCGGTCGCCGTGCCCGGCTCCACCGAGAGCTCCACCGCCAACTGCCGATCCTCCGTGCTGTAGACCTCGCCCAGCCCCACCTCTACCTGCTGGCCGCGTGCCTCGAAGCGGTAGCGGTTCAGCACGCTGGCCACCTTCACGTTGGGCGCCGGCTGGATCGTCACCACCAGGTTCTGCCCGGCCACCGAGGACAGGCCCTCCATCTCGATGCCGAACACGCCCTCGGCGTCATCCGGAGACTGGATGAAGTAGAAGTGGCCCTCGCCTGCTCCGGCCATGCCGATCAGCAGATCCTCATTGAAGTTGCTGCCGAACCCGAGCGTCGTGGTGGTGATCCCCGCGCCCGTTACCTCCTTCACCTTGGAGAGGATCTCGTCCGGCCGGGTGATGCCCACGTTGGCCTGACCGTCCGTCAGCAGGAGCACCCGGTTGATGCGCTCCTGGGACTGCTGGGTCTTCACGTGGTTCACGCCCTGCTGCCAGCCCCCCGTCAGGTTGGTACAGCCCGCGGGCCCGACCTTGGAGAGCGCCTTCTCGATGGCCGCGCGATCCCGCACCTGCTGAGGCGCCAGCACCGTCATCGGCGAGTCGTCGTACGCGACGATGGAGATCCAGTCCTCTGAGCCCATGCGCTCGACCAGGTTCCGCGAGGCCTGGAGCGCATGTTTCAAGGGCGGACCCGCCATGGAACCTGATCGGTCGATGACCAGGCTCAGGTTGAGCGCTCGTCTTGACGGCCCCTGGGAAGCTTCTGCCCGGAAGGACACCAGGAGGTCTACCTTAGAGGGTGTGCCTCCGGGAATGACGCTGCGACTCAGTGTATAGACGGCTTTCATGGGAAACCCCTCCTAAAAATCGCACCGGGAGCGTTGGGGAACCTACCCACGGAGTCACTTCCCTGGTGTATGAAGGCTGATGTAGACAAACTCAAACGGCTAGGAGTTCAAGGCGGATCGCATCACAGATCCACTGCTCCTACCTGGCAAGGCTATAGTCCTCGCCGCACCGGAGGTGAGATGCGTCCGTCTCGAATGATGCGCGTGGTGGGGTTCAACGTCGACCGGGTGGTTTCTGACGCCACCTTGGATCCCGAGGTGCTCCGCCTGGACAACTTCGGCACGGATCTGGCGCCACCGCCGGAAGCCGTGGCCGCGACGCGCGAGTCCGTAGGAACCAATGAGGCCAACAGCTACACGCCCTTCACGGGAGCGTCGAGCCTGCGGCAGGCGGTGGCCCAGCGTCTGAAGAAGCAGTGCAACCTCTCGTACGATCCGGATCGGCAGATCGTGATCACGGCGGGAGGTACACAGGGGTTGATCTCGGCGCTGCTGGCGGTGATTGAGCCGGGCGACGAGGTGCTGCTCACGGATCCGACGTACGCGGGGATGATTCACCGCGTCACGTTCGCGGGCGGCGTGCCGATGTTCGTGCCGATGAAGGTGGTGGATCGGCGCTGGCGGCTGGACCTGGACATGTTGCGCGCGATGGTGACGAGCCGCACGCGGGCGATGGTGCTGTCCAACCCGAACATGCCTGCGGGGCACGTGCTGTCGGAGGCCGAGTGGATGGCCATCCGCGAGCTGTGCGTGACGCGCAACCTGTGGCTGCTGTACGACGCCGCGCTGGAGAACGTGCTGTACGACGGCCACACGCTGCGCCACCCGGCGACGCTGACGGGCATGCCGGAGCGGACGCTGATCGTGGGCTCGGTGTCGAAGGAGTACCGGATGATCGGCTGGCGCATCGGCTGGATCGCCGGCCCGCCGAAGGTGATGGCGGACGTGTTCTACACGCACAGCTACCTGGTGATTGCTCCGCCGGGCATCGCGCAGAAGGGCGCGGAGGTGGCGCTGCGGGCCGAGGACGCGGGTGTCCCCGCGGCATTGGCCGAGTGGAAGGCGCGGCGAGACCTGGTGCTGGAGCAGCTCGATGGGCTGCCGATCGTCATCCCGGATGGTGGCTGGAGCATGCTGCTGGACGCGCACGCGCTGGGCTACAGCGCCACGGACGCGGCCTCGATCCTGATGTCCCAGGCGAAGGTGGCGGCGACGCCGATGACGAACTGGGGTTCATCGGTGGCCGAGCGCTACATCCGCCTCGTGTTCAGCTACGAGCCGCAGGAGCGGCTGAAGATGCTGCGCGATCGCCTGCGCCGCACCTCGCTGCTCCCGTAACTGGGAGCGCGGCCTGAAGTTCTCAGGAGGGTCCTCGGTCCGAGGGCCCTCCTTTTTTAGTGCCCGCTCTCAGTCAGGAGGTTCTCCGAGCAGCGCCGCGAGCTTCTCCAGTGCCAGACGGGCTCGTGTCTTCACCGTGCCCAGCGGATCGCCCGTGCGTTCGGCGATCTCCCGTTGGGATAGGCCCTCGAAGTAGGCCAGCTCCACCACCTTGCGCTGGTCCGGCGGCAGCGCTCGCAGCGCGGCGGCCACCCGGGCCTGATCTTGCCCTCTCACCGCCGCCTCCGAAGGATCCACTGGCGTGGCACTCACCGGAGGGGGCTGGTGCACGGCGTCCTCCGTGATCCGCGCCACGGTCCCCATCGCCCGCTTCCGATCGATCGCCCGCGTCCGTGCGATCGTCGTCACCCACGTCTCCATGCCGCCCCGGCTCGGATCGAACTCCCGCGCCCGGCGCCACACCTCCAGGAACGTCTCCTGGAGCACCTCTTCGGCGTCGGCTCGCGAGTTCAGCACCCTCGACGCCACCGCCCAGGCTCGGCCTGCGCAGCGCTCGTAGACCGCACGCATTGCCTGACCGCTGCCCAAGGCCACCTGCTGCAAGAGGGCCCGGTCGGCCGCTGGATCGCTCGCTTGCGTAGCGGGGGGATCAGAAGGCACCACTGGCTCCCGGATACCGCAACCACGGGTAGGGCCCCACCTTTTAGCACCGATGACCGTGCCCGCTCACAGGCCAGGGACCGTCTCCCGGCTCCGCCAGAACGTTCACTCGCCAACGGCCCAAGGCACGAAGCCGTCCAGCATCAACGTACTCGCGTCAACCTCCCCGGAAGTTCCCACTCGTCCCTCTATAAGGGCCCGCTGTTCTTATGAACTCACGAATCGGAAGTGTGGTCATCGAGAGCGTCCGCCCCGAGCTGGATGGCGGCCGCTTCGCCGTCAAACGCGTCGCCGGCGACACCTTCAAGGTCGAGGCTGATCTCTTCAAGGAAGGCCACGACGTCCTGGTCGCCATCGTCCGCTGGCGCCAGTCCGGCCCCTCGGGCCAGGAGACCCAATGGGCCGAAGTGCCCATGAAGGCGCTCGGCAATGATCTCTGGGTCGCCGACTTCCCCCTCGCCCGCAACGGCCGCTACCAGTACACCGTGGAGGCCTGGCCCGATCTCTTCGCCACCTGGGCCTCCGAGCTCAAGCGCAAGGTGGATGTCGGCCGGGACGTGCGCAGCGAGCTGCTCGAGGGCTCCGGGCTCCTGGAGGGTGCCGCCGAGCGAGCCCGCACCTTCGGCGGCGAGGAAGAGAGCCGGCTCCTGGCCGAGGCTGCCACCAAGCTGAAGCAGCCCCCCTCGCCCGAGCTCATC
It encodes:
- a CDS encoding pyridoxal phosphate-dependent aminotransferase; the encoded protein is MRPSRMMRVVGFNVDRVVSDATLDPEVLRLDNFGTDLAPPPEAVAATRESVGTNEANSYTPFTGASSLRQAVAQRLKKQCNLSYDPDRQIVITAGGTQGLISALLAVIEPGDEVLLTDPTYAGMIHRVTFAGGVPMFVPMKVVDRRWRLDLDMLRAMVTSRTRAMVLSNPNMPAGHVLSEAEWMAIRELCVTRNLWLLYDAALENVLYDGHTLRHPATLTGMPERTLIVGSVSKEYRMIGWRIGWIAGPPKVMADVFYTHSYLVIAPPGIAQKGAEVALRAEDAGVPAALAEWKARRDLVLEQLDGLPIVIPDGGWSMLLDAHALGYSATDAASILMSQAKVAATPMTNWGSSVAERYIRLVFSYEPQERLKMLRDRLRRTSLLP
- a CDS encoding peptidoglycan-binding protein, which produces MGPLWDAVLDEFSQESRRRGTQPLHLHEPERPDGVLPDPYQRLQGLLDRLTQAERELELAPLPAGDTRWGDEVRPGNREHNLRKKAVRARLELLGYAPGPEGDSSTLRQAVLQFQQEAGLDVDGWVGKQTWSALDEFITLEPPLQLGLWYPEGAAPLPALVRATGLRLKMLGFEATASTDKRALVEPLAAFRKAALELGLDAGPTVPDRQVVGLLFDDELLFSIAKQALKVQPGPGPLSLDEPEDGATARMLRRMVRNELWLHGYEVGDLRGTTQVVPGQKGLADGLRVYWSQRGLPPGETIEQRSKRVDALLLQALLEDHHAPVAPSADEHEQVSRFMATHLDAFRQAWERTIPCRPVFFIWDGVKRGGQWLRQQISKLSSLADVVVKGLEFTKTFVWNMVRYVFQQGSKVFSTVRRAIAAMIYGVQPFLDGGIRAGQGQGRVECQIALNGNLGVFIGREATPEAADALSTRLRQMAQCLNASSLIFAEILRAEQKLVRGPSGWMALLSHLVQEAPRWKMYLSKVADLPDLPAPTATAAILADGGEIEAQSVVNWPRRIAIMGAGSLILGGAGLVAWQMGALARPSEPAHWLLFAGSVLGLPLLGGLVTWGVKKWLQSRLQT
- a CDS encoding VWA domain-containing protein, yielding MKAVYTLSRSVIPGGTPSKVDLLVSFRAEASQGPSRRALNLSLVIDRSGSMAGPPLKHALQASRNLVERMGSEDWISIVAYDDSPMTVLAPQQVRDRAAIEKALSKVGPAGCTNLTGGWQQGVNHVKTQQSQERINRVLLLTDGQANVGITRPDEILSKVKEVTGAGITTTTLGFGSNFNEDLLIGMAGAGEGHFYFIQSPDDAEGVFGIEMEGLSSVAGQNLVVTIQPAPNVKVASVLNRYRFEARGQQVEVGLGEVYSTEDRQLAVELSVEPGTATGSIPLATLTYKYQAVVDGALKEFSGELPVAVTLGSEEEASALSADKNVLAQTNRLRIAQVKDKAVTLADSGDLKGASQQLRSTIAELSASLDKSSFELIEEVDQLEHYAKRLESKKYDAVIRKEMRDQSYQAGTRSRNDLALRGTAGGSADELGAVSSAEGGVIVKCEREGGKLRVRAVSEGYDPNFNIQFPRSAREEGVTYVVEKLVPSADGGFYRAQGTLKRLVTPGQERAARASSGGAAAPRKTGKASKVTGSANDLPTTNSVGAGVLVQCVKEGSKLRARVVSDGYDPNFNMRFPRDIREEGILYVVDEVIEASGGGSYIACGDIKRLVQ
- a CDS encoding sigma-70 family RNA polymerase sigma factor, whose translation is MPSDPPATQASDPAADRALLQQVALGSGQAMRAVYERCAGRAWAVASRVLNSRADAEEVLQETFLEVWRRAREFDPSRGGMETWVTTIARTRAIDRKRAMGTVARITEDAVHQPPPVSATPVDPSEAAVRGQDQARVAAALRALPPDQRKVVELAYFEGLSQREIAERTGDPLGTVKTRARLALEKLAALLGEPPD